The DNA segment CCTGAATGAGGTATGCATGCAAGGTCAAAAAGTCGGTATCCCTTCTTAGCAGAAAACATGATTTCACAAGAAcgtaagaaaaaaacttcacacGCGCGAGCTGTGAAATAGTTTTGATTCAAGAACGTTCGAACCAGTTATTTTTTGCTATGCTTCAGGCCGCGGAGAGAAAGAAAGCACTGATTGCCTGCTGCGACGAAAACCGGAAGATGATGGAGAACCGTATAAATATGACAGAGGAGGACGAGAATGCCAAGGAGGCGGCAGTCTTGGAACAAGCTCGCACGAAGCAAGAACGCGCAAGAGAATGGAGGCAGCTGGAAATTAAGGTGAGTGAAATGGCAGGAAAAAATAAGTGGAATTGAGGCGTAATTTTGGGTCCTGAATAGAACCCGAAATTGGGGTAGAAGGAAGGTAGAACATGGGATATTACTGTAAATTTCCATAAAgggtgattcgatcgacatgaatagattgaaaattaaaaacgtgaattgatCTAATCACGGTGTTGTCggtcgattcacgggtttgtcgatcgattcacgggtttgtcgatcgattcacgggtttgtcgatcgattcacaggttacGATAGTGTGTAGTTAAGTTGAATCTGAAAATTCGCAGAATGCCACATAtgaatgagttttttttaaaatgagaacaaatcccattttcaaaatgagcCCCAGGATGCTAATATGCTCATACAGCCCAGGGCTCATCTGGAAAATGGACTTGGTGACTTTTAGAAACGACACGTCAACGGCGTAAGACCGAGACCACGTCTCTCATTTGCGgagtttgaaaatctccgttcctattttatttttcaaaaaagaacaatttgacatcattccttgaagctgAAGcttctgcagaattttcttggaactgagaagaaaaatcacggaagttttttaagaattgctgttgagtagtttctcatttaaaaaataaagtatgacaggaagtctgcgacgtcgcaaaccgtgacacgtggttgcggacttacaccgtcaataaattcatttacttttaaaaaaagaaagaaaaaaaagaaagaaaattaaaataactttgttttcttctattttttttcaaaattggaaaatgtgcACAGAAAGTGCAAGATAAAGTAGCGATAGCGGAGAGAATGTATGAAATGGCAGCAACTGCGCAGACTTCACGGGATGAATTCAACGAAGAGGAAGAGGAACGGATTAGAACAGCGAAATTAATCAAGTAAGATTTTTGCTGAGCTTTCTTTCAGCTTTCTTTAGAAATTCCGAATAAGAGCAGAACTGCTGCTtcccatttttctctttttaccaATTAAAGGAGGTCGACGCTCGACAGATTCGTGGCTGTGACCACGAGAGAGTACAACATCAAGGAACTCCGGTTCTTGATCAAAAGAATAACACATTGAGATCTCTCCCCAGGTGCGAATACTTTACATATTAGCCTTCAAAATTCCGAGTATGCAACCCCTCGACGGTCGTGCTCGGATAGTTATCGCTCGGAACGCAAGGAGCATTTTAAAGAATGCCTCCGTTCATGACTGGTAAAACCCAGGACATCTCAAAAAACCTGGCAAAAGAGGCGGTATTTAAAGAGTTTCAAAACATagtcaacactgaaaaaaaaaacacattggatctagagtccagactcttgaaaacattgacaagaaaaaggactcttgattcaagcagatttaagctttattcaaaaggaaatccgctcagattaagaggcttggttcttgatttgagcttaaatctgattgaatcgagagtattttttcttgtcgatgttttcaagagtctggactctagatccaatgtgtttttttttttttttttttttccagtgaaacatCATGAAACTTTAATGATCCCCCACTGGCCCACTTGCAGCGAAGCTTTTTTATAATCGCGAGTTAACCGtaagttttttcgtgaaattttacactGGGAGAACTGAACAGTCTCCATGTCCCCTTTTGGATGCAACATCCTCATTCCACAGACAGCGACGAAGCGCGACGAATGattgatcatcgatatttcccaatcgaagccgtggtaaagaatcgagtgaCAAGGTGTacattgcagtggcgtggcgtgaattgcgatgtatcgattcttatgccattgaaaccaatggtaaagaatcgattattaaggtgttcgctgcgaacaccctgtttatcgatccttttccataggtttaaatagcggatcaatcgatatatcgcaaagcacgccacgccactagtacATTGCGAACACTAtttctatcgatccttttccacggggTTTGCAGGCAAATagcaaaatcaggcattttgtcaaatgcccaggCCAGTCAAATATTccaacttagattgaaattctgcttcttttcctaatttcagacaaaataattcattgctccagcaaaaaaaaattctcggtaaAAATTTGCTCACACAATAgtgttttaaacaatttttagctcctgaagagacactgatcttgaaattttcagcatgtcgtaaaatacagaattttttgaatttcaacatttaaaaatacgtgaggcaattgaagaggaagacaaacagagttcgtaggtttgaagagttatttttccaaaaatagtgaaaaatcgtgagctcttcgccataaattgacaaaattttgtagatcGTCAAAATTTGCCTATCTGCTTAGgcttttgacaaaatgcctgatttcactgtTTGCTTGCGATAGAtgtaccgcaaagcacgccatgccactgtacTGCCACTGTACTGCCACAGACTATAAAATCACTCTTAATAATGGAGTAAAATGGATATAGTCATGCGAATTATCCAGAACCACGATGATCCAGCTTTATCCTTCTATTTAAATTCACTCTTTTCAttaatcagaggcggatccagcaatagCAGCACCGAAATTCTTCTATTTAATcccatgctaaataatcgattcttgtcggagcacctggcctcctctaagaatcgatacatttccatgggtttaaatagaggaaagacaatgttgccaattttatcgATATATATTGACTTACTTTATCTACTACGGTTTCAGGGAATTACAAAAGGAGGAAGAACGGCGAGGACACAGGAAGAAACTGGCGGATGAGAAAAAGCAAATGTTCGCCGATTATCTGAAGGAAACGGAATGGAAGAGGGAAATGGAACGCGCGAGACTGAAAGAGGAGATGATGGAGAGAAGGTTGAAAGAAATTTCCAACGCACGAATCGACAACGAGACGAGGAAGGACACTTTTGAGAAGGCAAAATTATGCCGCGAAAATTGGGATGAACAATGCGTAGGTACCCTTAGCAgtattcagagaatttttgcgatcgaatatcattcatcaaTCGAATTGATGAATGccgagtgatgccgatgatagGTGAAAGCAGGAGCCAAACAGagttcagatgatttttttttttttttttttttaaaaaaaataaaattaagaagaaaatgtgaaaatacGAAACACTAAAACGCTGATTGCGTACACAGCACACTTGAAATGgcaaaacacaacaacagagAGAAATGACGAAACAAAAATTCTGGTGAAAGATGAAGTTGCTGACAtagattgcatcaattcaaaaatcgaattcaagtcccgagaagaattcgaaatttcaaattgacgAATTTCAACGGTCCTCAGTGAtaccaacgaagaagtcgaatatcagtttaaaaaaaaaaaaaaaaaaaaaaaaaaaaaaaaaaaaaaaaagcacaatcGTCGAATCACTCAACGGTGGATGATACTCGATCAAGAATATTCGCTCAACGCCACGACCTGGCAATTAAGGCGCGGTGTGAGCGCATCAAAACGCGAAAGTGACCCCCGTCACTCCCCCACCCTCAAGTGgtctctttgaaaaatgtttacatcCTACCTACGAGTGTAACgtcattaaaaattaatgaatccAAATATTAGGAGAGGATATATCCGCTAAATAtacctacactgccgtgttagggaaaaacgccgcgtgaacatttgagagttgccaaattttcttcgataaaatgtttatttttgaggcaataAGAGTACTTTCCTCGACATTTACAcgaactttaagtgaaattgcgaacaaaagtacctgaaaaattcgaagaaaaatattccaaagTCTACCAAGAGACTCGCGTTTTTTCAATGgtaatctggcaacgcctgaaggatcatacgacgtttttccttaccacggcagtgcGGGCGAACCATTTGGTCAGAATGGCCTTCGAGAGATCGAATTCTCCGACTAAAACTCCACATCTACTACTCATACACTACAGTATGATAGGTTCGTACGCACATACTTATAACATGAGTAGACATAGGGAACATAGGCAGATTATCCGGGACAGCGCGAACGCAGTCCCGACTCCCAAAAATTACGCGCCCGAGGTATCTACATTTGAGATACTCGCAGGGGTCAGCCCAACCGGAGTGCAATGGAAGGGCCTCGCCCTGGGGGAACCGCCTTCTTGATCACGGTAGCCCCCACGCCAGGTAAGTATGAGTGTAAAAGGTGGTGCTTGGGGTACCCACCAAAATTGAACCTCCCTCAGTCACCGAGTgtgcaaaatattcatttcgtACGTATGGGcgttaagaaaaatttggagcTTAATCCGCTGGTGCAACCGATTGATCATTATTTGAAATTGACCTTCACGTAATTCATCAGACACATAATATTATTTAAAAGCAAGGAAGAAAATTAAACCGTTCAAAGAGCGGCCTCCGTGAAGTGAAAGGTTTTGCACACTTTACCTAATGGATGTACAGCAAAGAgtcgccagagagcgctgtgtcCTTCCCGATGGTTCGGTTAGGTCACACGAAAGACGGACAGATCGCACTCTGAGATGGTCACCAAGGTGCGGGAGATTCGAAGGCGAAGAGTTAAAATCACCAGTCAGGTTTTGTTGAAGCACGGCCAATCTGTCTCTACACTTATACGTAACTCAAGGTCgccggcattttttttttttttttttttaattgctaaGAAGAGTTTAATACTAAATTTAGAAATAGTCAAATAATGGCTAAAAAACAGTAAGAGAGCGAAAAGAGCTCATACCTACAAAAATCCTATGAACcacaaaatactttaaaatcCTATCCTCACATCTGTTATCATCAACGGGGtgcttaaaaatgaagtaaaaaagaaGCATCTACCGACCATCGTCCGTCCATACCGTAGCTTGTGGCAGGAACGTTagcaaaactcaaaatttcagatgaaCTACAACTATTTTCTGAGCTCCGGGCCTCGGCGTTTTTTCTACtcccgcgttaaagtctccaaattccTGCTTTTTGTCTTTCATGTGCTACTGAATTCAACTAGTAGCTCCCGAGGTTCCGCTTTTGCCTACCTtgtcaattgaaggcgaatttcaCGGCCCACCACGAAACGACATGCATCAGAGCGCCTGCTCTCTCGTGTTATCCCGCTTCGGATGCATTCCCGAAACGCAGGTTTACTGGAGTTTAAGAAGTCACTATGTTTCCTCGCAATAAATCATGAAAGAGGGTTTTTACAGGTGGAGAATATGAATCTGCGGATGATGGAGAAGAAGCTGGACAAGAGAGCGGTGGACCGATCCGTGCACATGTGGAAGATGAGCGATGAGGAATACTTCAAGTACGCTCGCGAGGTGGTTGAGGACAGTCAGAAGTGGAATCGTCCCCTCCTACCGATCTTAAAATCGATAGAGGTAAAATCATTcctgaacagggtgtctagttttttttcattttgggaaatcttcataatttttttcctgaaattctttATTCCAAAACCTGATCCTGTTTTTTTTgcggataaaaattaaaatttcttctctACCAAGAAAACTAGCAGAActcagaaaaatgaaggcaGGATTCTGTTTGGAAAAACCCGCGCTCTTGATGCAGTATTTGATTTCTACATCGAatgcgaagttttttctccttcaaaataatccctctctcatttcaatgaatttaggaatttttttggtttagaatgattcctAAAGCTCATGCATGGGGTCTATCATCCTATTTCTTGGCTAAACATTCAAAATCTACCGAGGTTTATTACTTAATCGATGTTATGTATCGCACATCAGTTCGGAAACGCTGGAATCCGGGACGAATCATCTTGAGCTGAATATTGTTCacgcaaaaaaataaaggaggtTTGATGATACGAGATGCTTGGAATGCTGATCATTTACTAGTTCGTCCTTCTTTCCCGTTTTCAGGATTACAAACGTAGACTTCAACTAACACCTCTGAAGCCCCAACACCGTCTATGGAAGTCAAATGTTCCAATAGAGAGTGTTACCCTCCATAAAGTTGGAGCGCCAACGTCTGACCGTATTCAAAGTACATCTAGCGGAACTCAGGTATTCAGTGCAAGCGAGCAAGATGGAACAGCTCTTTCGCGGTTTCAAGTGTCAAGCTGTGAAAAAGCTCCTTCAAAAGTAAGTTTGATAAATACACGGATGGGGCTTCCCAAGTAGGTTCTCGACGGAAAtatcgctatatattgcgattttatcggcgataaaatcgccaagaTCATCAACGTCTgggcgattatcctcgatcttatcgcgaaaAAATAGCGCTTTTATTGCCCGACAATTATCGcgacatttttgaaataaaaatcgcgatatatagcgatttaatctcgattttgtcgacgaaaattgatcacgattttatcgaaccaaaaattgcgatttttagcgatttaatcgccatatatcgcaatttttaatgcgataatatctcgatatattgccaccgatataatcgcgataaccaccGATGACATCGCTATTTAACGCAATCGCTGCTACTTGGGTTGGGCGCAAAAACATGAACCAGCTATATAGAAAACTACAGATTGCTCCGGAAgtacaagaaaagaaaaaagtaaaaattaagattttgaaattatcgGTGCGGAGCAGAATGCTTCCGTTTTGAGTGCTGTCAGGGTCTCTACTAAAAATAGGCTAGCTaaaaagcagtaatttcacagtaatttttcagtacattcgtgaaaaattcagtacctccgcaacataaaattcagtacttttcagacctctatttgacgaaatttgaaaaaattcgaaattctcgctcgaattgcaacaaaaatgacgtagccacaaaatttcattggtggcTCGAAGATTAATTAACCGCTCAATCGCAATCTTGCAGGCAAACACAACTTTAGGGATCAACGCGCAGAGAATTGCATACATTCCAGGCTTTATTATGAATCACGCGTGCGGTATGAGGGAAAAAATgtcggaccttcttgcggaatttccgcgctttttcagtacttccagcccacccttgaaaaatcagtactatttccggagtAGTATAGACACCCCGGCTGTATATTTAGTGCTCGTCCAGTCGTGGACAAGATTCCATCCTAGCGCCAGAAATATTCTGTAACGAAAAGGAGAAATCTCGATGGTTTCTTGGAAACAGCTGAGTATCCAGTACCtactattttttgaatttttcccccaGTATACTTCTATTTACTTATTACAATATATtcacacagggccggatttaggggttggccacatgggccgcggcttcttgcggaatttccgcgcTTNNNNNNNNNNNNNNNNNNNNNNNNNNNNNNNNNNNNNNNNNNNNNNNNNNNNNNNNNNNNNNNNNNNNNNNNNNNNNNNNNNNNNNNNNNNNNNNNNNNNNNNNNNNNNNNNNNNNNNNNNNNNNNNNNNNNNNNNNNNNNNNNNNNNNNNNNNNNNNNNNNNNNNNNNNNNNNNNNNNNNNNNNNNNNNNNNNNNNNNNNNNNNNNNNNNNNNNNNNNNNNNNNNNNNNNNNNNNNNNNNNNNNNNNNNNNNNNNNNNNNNNNNNNNNNNNNNNNNNNNNNNNNNNNNNNNNNNNNNNNNNNNNNNNNNNNNNNNNNNNNNNNNNNNNNNNNNNNNNNNNNNNNNNNNNNNNNNNNNNNNNNNNNNNNNNNNNNNNNNNNNNNNNNNNNNNNNNNNNNNNNNNNNNNNNNNNNNNNNNNNNNNNNNNNNNNNNNNNNNNNNNNNNNNNNNNNNNNNNNNNNNNNNNNNNNNNNNNNNNNNNNNNNNNNNNNNNNNNNNNTGGGATCGAATGCTACTAAGATTTCATGCAAGTTTCTTCGCCTCAAAAGAGTGAAAGAGACTCAAATTATGTACTTCAACTTTCTTGTACACATTCCACTGTTCagactttttctttctttctttctttctttttttatgtaaaaattgagcatgtataaaaattattttattaaataattGTAGAACCTACAAAATTTTAGCGGCAATGTATCCAAAAAGTGATTTGTTCCACTGGGGTCCTCAGTGAACTGAACAAAATGGAACACAGGGATGAGATAAACTGAGAGactaaataaagaaaaaacagcAAACTCACATCAGTACAGCTCATTGGTGCAGTTACACACAATGACAAACCTTGCAGCGGGGCTCTGAACTTTCTGAGCgattgtttctttttaaaactgTAGGTTTAGTTTTGGAGCAGATTAATGAGTATGTATCTCAAATAGCAACATCcttctttccccctttttttccaaaaaataaaggCAGTAGGTACCTCATTGAGGTAgaggtatttttctttttcctttctttttttgtgcagGATCTGGTCACAGGCCAAAACATACATTGTCTAATTTGCTGCATGCTGAGTAATTTCCTTTCTATTTGTGTGTACGGGTATGTTTATGCGtattaaatcaaataaaataaatacactttttttctttctactcaTTGCCACCCTCAACACACATTTAGGTTGATGATATTTGACatacataaaaaatacatatcgacggtgcggtgtaagtcggcaatcacataactcggtttgcgacgttgcagacttcctgtcatactttattttttaaacggaaaactactcaacagcaattctttaaaactgccgtgatttttcttctctgtgcaaaaaaattctgcaaaaacttcaaggaatgatgtcaatttgttctcctttaaaaaaataacatagaggcggagattttcagacaccgcaaacgagttatgtgattgccgacttacaccgtcatgCAGTGCCATAATAATTTGTTACAATTTCACGAGGctcatcaaatatttttgactAACATTGAAAATCATGAGTACTATATGAAAATGCATGGCCTGAACCACTATTTTTCAGGTAAACATAGAAATATTTggaccccaatttttttttgtttccatttttatgtgaaCGGTGCCCAGGTGTGAGTGGAGACCTTGTGAGGAAAAAAACCATGGCAATCAACATGTTAAAGCTCATCAAATTGAAACGTAAATTAAAGAGTGAACCTAATTCACTCTAATTTTTTCCAAgataatcttttttattttgcatgCATTACCACTTCAAGATTGAAGGTTTATATGCGACTAACTGGATGGTAAAAAGATTAACAAATAAAACTCATAAATTATCATATATAAGAAATATGAACAACAACATACCTTATCAAATTGAATGTAAGATTCCACTGACAAAACCAGCATCTCTCACTTCGTGATCACCGAAATATCTGTCTCTATATCGTGCACAGTCACTGAAGCTAAAATGTGTTAATTTAGTAAAAGCACTTTTGGAGAGACTATTAAGAGGATACTGTCCAGAAGGGAGCTCTATTTTTACGGtgtatttaatttttggttgaaaGCAGACAGGTTTTGATAAGTTGATAATTTGGGAGCTGTTGTACTCTACAATATTCTCATATTTTGTTTGATTTATCTCCTCATCAGCTTCATTCTTTATGCACAGTACTAATTGCTCTTTATAAGTGTTTGGTTGGCCGCGATTAATAACAAAATCAATTTGCGAAGCAAGTCGAGTGTATACTTCAAATCCAGTCACCAGTGTTTTTGAGCTGGAACTGACAACACTGAACATGGAGCCACCGTAAGTCCATGTGTTTTTTCTGCTGAGTACGGCACGGGcgcatttttttgaagaaaatacgtAAGTGCGTCTTTTCTCTATGACTGGACAGAAATCCCATGGGAGAAGACTGACTAAACTTTGAGCTTTCTCAGAAATTTCTGGAGTATTTCCAAGACTTTCTTGCTGTTCAATGTGCTCCTTGATTAGTTTTACTTCTTCATCACGAAAGATGTTAACTTTATTCAAGACCTCTTCCAATTCGACTGAAGACAGTGTTAATAAACGAATTTTGGAAAGAAGGTTAAACTTATCTATTACAGCACGAATATTAGCTGGCGTTGCAGGGACGTTTTGAAGATGACATTCATTTTCTGACCAGGACAGAATGATTTCCAGGAGTTTTTTTTCACAGGTATCGATGAGGGGCTCATTTATAAATCTTCTTAATGTTCCAATTGACATGTGCTCACTGTCATCCCACCATACATCCTTGCTGTATTTACACATTAC comes from the Bemisia tabaci chromosome 7, PGI_BMITA_v3 genome and includes:
- the LOC109041444 gene encoding uncharacterized protein (The sequence of the model RefSeq protein was modified relative to this genomic sequence to represent the inferred CDS: added 12 bases not found in genome assembly); amino-acid sequence: MRTITFADKNGTSKSARKRRALILDQSEWQQLEKPIADGEERRRRIQREEENKRVQAEERKKMLANYKLLISGLGRIRDEKQKQLLEKQEKEKEERYKRIREEEELLKKIAVEKARQLAKLEKDEMKTLTSALRFAEVLRERQAQMEFDRTVKAREEKKKKEEAEKRRKEAEDYKLELAKKKIEMKEKAERENEAIKQRFKEYQQMRKEEDERRLAEELDEIHLIQTELKQKQEEENARAAERKKALIACCDENRKMMENRINMTEEDENAKEAAVLEQARTKQERAREWRQLEIKKVQDKVAIAERMYEMAATAQTSRDEFNEEEEERIRTAKLIKELQKEEERRGHRKKLADEKKQMFADYLKETEWKREMERARLKEEMMERRLKEISNARIDNETRKDTFEKAKLCRENWDEQCVENMNLRMMEKKLDKRAVDRSVHMWKMSDEEYFKYAREVVEDSQKWNRPLLPILKSIEDYKRRLQLTPLKPQHRLWKSNVPIESVTLHKVGAPTSDRIQSTSSGTQVFSASEQDGTALSRFQVSSCEKAPSKVEP
- the LOC140225160 gene encoding BTB/POZ domain-containing protein 6-A-like isoform X2 encodes the protein MALIAANNLDWQYSKTSICERFKTLHHLSKWTDCTFIVGFDEHYKVINCHKLVLAASSPVFEALFFGLLATSESNRPIRVPDIAPHTFHLMLQYLYEDNVRFANVQEAGCVLYAAKKYLLPHLSSLCVKYLEQNLRTNTLWDILCVAENLNEETLLSSCIKVMCKYSKDVWWDDSEHMSIGTLRRFINEPLIDTCEKKLLEIILSWSENECHLQNVPATPANIRAVIDKFNLLSKIRLLTLSSVELEEVLNKVNIFRDEEVKLIKEHIEQQESLGNTPEISEKAQSLVSLLPWDFCPVIEKRRTYVFSSKKCARAVLSRKNTWTYGGSMFSVVSSSSKTLVTGFEVYTRLASQIDFVINRGQPNTYKEQLVLCIKNEADEEINQTKYENIVEYNSSQIINLSKPVCFQPKIKYTVKIELPSGQYPLNSLSKSAFTKLTHFSFSDCARYRDRYFGDHEVRDAGFVSGILHSI
- the LOC140225160 gene encoding uncharacterized protein isoform X1, translated to MPAEFQLLHLYFLIHKCIMYKNTRSRNTLETHDFVRRLENLSTLNHRFMMALIAANNLDWQYSKTSICERFKTLHHLSKWTDCTFIVGFDEHYKVINCHKLVLAASSPVFEALFFGLLATSESNRPIRVPDIAPHTFHLMLQYLYEDNVRFANVQEAGCVLYAAKKYLLPHLSSLCVKYLEQNLRTNTLWDILCVAENLNEETLLSSCIKVMCKYSKDVWWDDSEHMSIGTLRRFINEPLIDTCEKKLLEIILSWSENECHLQNVPATPANIRAVIDKFNLLSKIRLLTLSSVELEEVLNKVNIFRDEEVKLIKEHIEQQESLGNTPEISEKAQSLVSLLPWDFCPVIEKRRTYVFSSKKCARAVLSRKNTWTYGGSMFSVVSSSSKTLVTGFEVYTRLASQIDFVINRGQPNTYKEQLVLCIKNEADEEINQTKYENIVEYNSSQIINLSKPVCFQPKIKYTVKIELPSGQYPLNSLSKSAFTKLTHFSFSDCARYRDRYFGDHEVRDAGFVSGILHSI